In Dyadobacter sp. NIV53, a single window of DNA contains:
- a CDS encoding T9SS type A sorting domain-containing protein: MKKFNTYVQITLLAISVTLAFDTKAQVIFRDDFNRSELGSGWLTRGYPEWSILNNQAYSFYDGTGAILITSKKYTQRNYLIETIALPLKNSYHRQYSILFGKPNPDQDYGYVLKYNPEYNQGLTLGRSEGNDYYPVVLKQKALILDPSKSHTFKIEHFPNGLIRVFINSGSGYSTQPVLEATDNTYTTLGHFGWKVDTETSAEAFSVDWFEVRVLPKLITNPVTAGGAVYSVANLGTGVPVYVDRNFTITSLPSFLKKASFIQTGNNTKNDIRASYLSFKLSEKSYIYVLYDPRATTLPAWLQGWQKLNDKVYTTDSGTSYLNVYAKEYPAGNITVGGNLAAPAAGALTNYIVAAVPSSDNLLARQMSGDIEELEPEYNTNLSNFPNPAQSQTTIQYQLPESGFVKLTVFDKQGQSLKVLANEYQIAGEHRQQVDVQGLTNGIYIYQLQTGLQNRTGKMLISR; this comes from the coding sequence ATGAAAAAATTTAATACTTATGTTCAGATTACCTTACTTGCTATATCAGTTACCTTAGCTTTTGACACAAAAGCCCAGGTCATTTTTCGGGATGATTTCAACCGGAGCGAATTAGGATCAGGCTGGTTAACACGTGGTTATCCGGAATGGTCTATTTTAAACAATCAGGCATACAGTTTTTATGACGGCACCGGAGCCATACTGATTACCAGCAAAAAATACACCCAGAGAAATTACCTAATAGAAACTATTGCCTTACCATTAAAAAATTCTTATCACCGGCAATATAGTATTTTGTTCGGGAAACCAAATCCTGATCAGGATTATGGATATGTTTTAAAATATAATCCTGAATACAATCAGGGACTAACACTCGGACGCTCGGAAGGAAATGATTATTATCCGGTGGTACTGAAACAAAAGGCGTTGATTTTGGATCCATCCAAATCCCACACCTTCAAAATAGAACATTTCCCCAATGGCCTGATCCGGGTTTTTATTAACAGTGGAAGTGGATATAGTACACAACCGGTTTTGGAAGCGACCGATAATACCTACACAACGCTGGGCCACTTTGGCTGGAAAGTGGATACTGAAACCAGCGCAGAAGCATTTTCTGTGGATTGGTTTGAAGTGCGTGTTCTACCAAAACTAATTACCAATCCGGTAACTGCCGGCGGTGCTGTTTATTCTGTTGCCAATCTGGGGACCGGAGTTCCTGTTTATGTGGATCGTAATTTTACAATAACTTCATTACCTTCCTTTCTGAAAAAAGCATCGTTTATCCAAACTGGTAATAATACCAAGAACGACATCCGGGCTTCATACCTTAGTTTTAAGCTGTCAGAAAAATCATATATTTATGTACTTTACGATCCTAGGGCGACAACTCTACCAGCATGGTTGCAAGGATGGCAAAAGCTGAATGACAAAGTTTATACAACAGATTCAGGAACATCTTATTTGAATGTGTATGCTAAAGAATATCCTGCTGGTAATATAACAGTAGGAGGTAACCTGGCTGCTCCGGCTGCCGGCGCACTTACAAATTATATTGTTGCAGCTGTTCCTAGTTCGGATAATTTGCTTGCTCGCCAAATGAGCGGAGATATTGAAGAATTAGAACCAGAATACAATACTAACTTAAGCAACTTTCCAAATCCGGCTCAATCTCAAACCACAATTCAATACCAATTACCAGAATCTGGTTTTGTTAAATTAACCGTGTTTGACAAGCAGGGGCAGAGCTTAAAAGTTTTAGCCAATGAATACCAAATAGCAGGGGAGCACAGGCAACAAGTTGATGTTCAGGGACTGACGAATGGAATATATATTTATCAGCTTCAAACCGGTTTACAAAATCGCACAGGAAAGATGCTGATTAGCAGATGA
- a CDS encoding hydroxypyruvate isomerase family protein, translated as MKSNSNRRTVLKNMAAGAGVMSLPLTLTNVFAASEKTLGSKLNGKINHSVCRWCYSKIPLETLALEAKKMGITSIELCGPEEWPILKKNGLTCALPWGEGLTRSLDKGFCDPANHDELIKGFEDIIPKVQAAGYNQIICFSGNRRGMSDLDGMRNCAVALRKLMPIAEKHKVTMVMELLNSKINHKDYMCDHTSWGAALCEMVGSEKFKLLYDIYHMQIMEGDVIATIRKYHQYISHYHTGGVPGRNEIDETQELYYPAIMKAIVETGYTGFVAQEFVPSRKDDIASLKQGVTICDIA; from the coding sequence ATGAAAAGCAACTCCAACAGGCGAACTGTATTGAAAAATATGGCAGCCGGAGCCGGCGTAATGAGTTTACCACTAACTCTGACAAATGTTTTTGCTGCATCGGAAAAAACCTTGGGTTCAAAACTGAACGGCAAAATCAATCATTCCGTTTGCAGGTGGTGTTACAGTAAAATTCCGCTTGAAACACTTGCGCTTGAAGCAAAAAAAATGGGAATTACTTCTATTGAATTATGCGGACCGGAAGAATGGCCAATTTTGAAAAAAAACGGATTGACCTGTGCACTGCCTTGGGGAGAAGGACTTACCAGGAGTCTGGACAAAGGGTTCTGTGATCCGGCTAATCACGACGAACTGATTAAAGGTTTTGAAGATATAATCCCGAAAGTACAGGCTGCGGGCTATAATCAGATCATTTGTTTTTCAGGAAACAGAAGGGGAATGAGCGATTTGGATGGAATGAGAAATTGCGCGGTTGCATTACGAAAACTCATGCCTATTGCAGAAAAGCACAAAGTAACAATGGTGATGGAATTGCTGAACAGCAAAATAAATCATAAAGATTACATGTGTGACCATACCTCCTGGGGTGCCGCATTATGTGAAATGGTTGGTTCTGAAAAATTCAAGCTGCTCTATGACATTTACCACATGCAGATTATGGAAGGCGACGTTATAGCAACGATCCGAAAATATCATCAATACATTTCGCATTATCATACCGGTGGTGTACCCGGAAGAAATGAAATTGACGAAACCCAGGAATTATACTATCCTGCTATCATGAAAGCTATTGTTGAAACAGGCTATACAGGATTTGTTGCACAGGAATTCGTACCCAGCCGTAAAGATGACATTGCTTCTCTCAAACAAGGTGTAACTATTTGTGATATTGCCTGA
- a CDS encoding ThuA domain-containing protein: MKGLPAEWLHQKDELYDRLRGPGENLNVLATAYSPLEQRGSGRNEPMLMTLKYGKGRIFHTTLGHENYSQKCIGFITTLQRGTEWAAIGKVTQSIPTDFPTAAKGSARQ; the protein is encoded by the coding sequence ATGAAGGGTTTGCCAGCAGAATGGCTGCATCAGAAAGACGAATTATATGACCGGCTCAGAGGGCCGGGAGAAAATTTAAACGTACTGGCAACAGCGTACAGCCCCCTTGAACAAAGAGGGTCTGGTCGTAATGAACCTATGCTGATGACATTAAAATATGGAAAAGGAAGAATTTTTCATACCACTTTGGGACACGAAAATTACTCTCAAAAGTGTATTGGATTTATAACTACGCTGCAGAGAGGCACCGAATGGGCAGCAATCGGAAAGGTAACACAAAGCATTCCAACAGATTTTCCAACTGCCGCAAAGGGAAGTGCCAGACAGTAG
- a CDS encoding ThuA domain-containing protein — protein sequence MKLKTYTYIILGLIALLLTVNKISAKTFPAKKVYKVLIIDGQNNHRNMVEGTGMMKGYLEETGMFTVDVMTTPKKGQSLDEFKPDFSKYDVVLSNYNGDSWPETTNLAFEKFVKNGGGVVVVHAADNSFPSWKAYNQMIGIGGWEGRNEKSGPYVYFSEEKKK from the coding sequence ATGAAATTGAAAACATATACTTACATTATACTTGGGTTAATTGCCTTATTATTAACAGTTAATAAAATAAGTGCTAAAACTTTTCCTGCAAAAAAAGTTTACAAAGTGCTTATTATAGATGGCCAGAACAATCATAGAAATATGGTAGAAGGCACAGGAATGATGAAGGGGTATCTGGAAGAAACCGGCATGTTTACGGTGGATGTGATGACAACTCCTAAAAAGGGGCAGAGCTTGGATGAATTTAAGCCTGATTTTTCTAAATATGACGTCGTATTATCCAATTACAATGGTGATTCCTGGCCCGAAACAACCAACCTCGCATTTGAAAAGTTTGTAAAAAATGGGGGTGGAGTTGTAGTTGTCCATGCCGCTGATAATTCGTTTCCATCCTGGAAAGCATATAATCAAATGATAGGAATTGGTGGATGGGAGGGGCGAAACGAGAAATCGGGCCCTTATGTTTATTTTAGTGAAGAAAAAAAGAAATAG